One Streptomyces drozdowiczii DNA segment encodes these proteins:
- a CDS encoding NAD(P)-dependent alcohol dehydrogenase, whose product MKAVQYREIGAAPEVVTVPDPEPGPGQVLLKVTAAGVCHSDIAVMSWTADQFPYPLPLTLGHEGVGTIAALGDGVTGLETGQSVAVYGPWGCGTCVKCAEGKENYCLRAAELGINPPGLGSPGAMAEYMIVDDPRHLLPIGDLDPVRTVPLTDAGLTPYHAIKRSLPKLVPGATVVVIGTGGLGHVAIQLLRALTSARVVALDVTEDKLALARAVGAHETVLSDEHAAARIRELTGGIGAQVVLDFVGAPPTVATAGAAAAIDSDVTIVGIGGGALPVGFGALPFNTTVTAPYWGSRSELAEVLELAHAGAVDVHVETYPLDEAPLAYERLHAGKINGRAVILPQS is encoded by the coding sequence CAGTACCGCGAGATCGGCGCCGCACCCGAGGTCGTCACCGTGCCCGACCCGGAGCCGGGCCCCGGGCAGGTGCTGCTGAAGGTCACGGCGGCGGGCGTCTGCCACTCCGACATCGCCGTGATGAGCTGGACCGCGGACCAGTTCCCGTACCCGCTGCCCCTCACCCTCGGCCACGAGGGCGTCGGCACGATCGCCGCGCTCGGCGACGGCGTCACCGGCCTGGAGACCGGCCAGTCCGTCGCGGTCTACGGCCCCTGGGGCTGCGGCACCTGCGTGAAGTGCGCCGAGGGCAAGGAGAACTACTGCCTGCGCGCCGCCGAGCTGGGCATCAACCCGCCCGGCCTCGGCTCGCCCGGCGCCATGGCCGAGTACATGATCGTGGACGACCCGCGCCACCTGCTGCCCATCGGCGACCTCGACCCCGTGAGGACCGTGCCGCTCACCGACGCCGGCCTCACCCCGTACCACGCCATCAAGCGCTCGCTGCCGAAGCTGGTGCCCGGGGCCACCGTCGTCGTCATCGGCACCGGCGGCCTCGGCCATGTGGCGATCCAGCTGCTGCGCGCCCTGACGTCCGCCCGGGTCGTCGCCCTCGACGTCACCGAGGACAAGCTCGCCCTCGCCCGCGCCGTCGGGGCGCACGAGACCGTCCTGTCCGACGAGCACGCGGCCGCCCGCATCCGTGAGCTGACGGGCGGCATCGGCGCCCAGGTCGTCCTGGACTTCGTCGGCGCCCCGCCGACCGTCGCCACCGCCGGCGCGGCGGCCGCCATCGACTCCGACGTGACCATCGTCGGCATCGGCGGGGGAGCGCTGCCCGTGGGCTTCGGCGCCCTTCCGTTCAACACGACGGTCACCGCCCCGTACTGGGGATCGCGTTCCGAGCTGGCCGAGGTGCTGGAGCTGGCCCACGCCGGTGCGGTGGACGTGCACGTCGAGACCTACCCGCTGGACGAGGCGCCGCTCGCCTACGAGCGCCTGCACGCCGGCAAGATCAACGGCCGGGCGGTCATCCTCCCGCAGAGCTGA